One Mauremys reevesii isolate NIE-2019 linkage group 5, ASM1616193v1, whole genome shotgun sequence genomic window carries:
- the LBX2 gene encoding transcription factor LBX2 → MTSAKEGKAAAPLLYPAGQERRRSPLDQLPPPANSNKPLTPFSIEDILSKPSVRKAPAGPCAPSPRLLDKAAGSGAPRSGVPAPSSPLCALEELASKTFQGLEVNVLQAAEGRDPLGAFGPRPASKKRRKSRTAFTNHQLYELEKRFLYQKYLAPADRDHLAQQLGLSNAQVITWFQNRRAKLKRDLEEMKADVESLKKLPPAALESLAGLGEPGEPPGPEPCSEEEIEVDD, encoded by the exons ATGACCTCCGCCAAGGAAGGGAAGGCGGCGGCCCCCCTCTTGTACCCCGCCGGCCAGGAGAGGCGGAGGAGCCCGCTGGACCAGCTGCCGCCCCCGGCCAACTCCAACAAGCCGCTGACCCCGTTCAGCATCGAGGACATCCTGAGCAAGCCGTCGGTGCGGAAAGCGCCCGCCGGGCCCTGCGCCCCCTCGCCCCGGCTGCTGGACAAAGCGGCCGGCTCCGGAGCGCCCCGGAGCGGCGTGCCCGCCCCGTCCTCCCCGCTCTGCGCCCTGGAGGAGCTGGCCAGCAAAACTTTCCAGGGGCTGGAGGTGAACGTGCTGCAGGCTGCGGAAG GTCGCGACCCGCTGGGCGCCTTCGGGCCGCGGCCGGCCAGCAAGAAGCGGCGGAAGTCGCGCACGGCCTTCACCAACCACCAGCTCTACGAGCTGGAGAAGCGCTTCCTCTACCAGAAGTACCTGGCGCCGGCCGACCGCGACCACCTGGCGCAGCAGCTCGGCCTGAGCAACGCGCAGGTCATCACCTGGTTCCAGAACCGCCGCGCCAAGCTCAAGCGGGACCTGGAGGAGATGAAGGCCGACGTGGAGTCGCTCAAGAAGCTGCCGCCGGCCGCCCTGGAGAGCCTGGCGGGCCTGGGCGAGCCCGGCGAGCCCCCGGGCCCCGAGCCCTGCTCCGAGGAGGAGATCGAGGTGGACGACTAG